Proteins encoded in a region of the uncultured Paludibaculum sp. genome:
- a CDS encoding helix-turn-helix domain-containing protein yields MTALPQLEIVRDPARAAAMMHPVRLRILHELKEPQSASSIGRHIDLPRQQVNYHLRELEKEGFLSFVEERRKGNCLERIVQATAQSYLISPEALGELGPTPEAQRDRFSAAYLVSAAARVIRDLAVLGLRARKASKRLSTLTLETEVRFRTAADRSAFSEELASTLARLAARYHDASSSQGRAFRFVVGAYPAITKQQDDEPDGAQLS; encoded by the coding sequence ATGACGGCACTGCCTCAGCTCGAAATTGTTCGTGACCCGGCCCGGGCTGCCGCCATGATGCACCCGGTCCGGCTGCGGATCCTGCACGAGCTGAAAGAGCCTCAATCGGCCTCGTCCATCGGCCGGCACATCGACCTGCCCCGTCAGCAGGTGAACTATCACCTGCGCGAACTGGAGAAGGAGGGCTTTCTGTCGTTTGTTGAGGAGCGCCGCAAGGGGAACTGTCTGGAGCGGATTGTCCAGGCAACAGCGCAGTCGTATCTCATCAGTCCGGAGGCCCTGGGCGAGTTGGGACCTACGCCTGAAGCGCAGCGTGACCGCTTCTCCGCCGCCTACCTGGTATCGGCGGCGGCGCGTGTGATTCGCGATCTCGCCGTGTTGGGGCTGCGGGCGCGTAAGGCGAGCAAGCGGCTGTCGACGCTGACGCTCGAAACAGAAGTCCGGTTCCGCACGGCGGCGGACCGCAGCGCCTTTTCGGAAGAATTGGCCAGCACCTTGGCCCGGCTGGCCGCCCGCTATCACGACGCTTCGTCCAGCCAGGGCCGGGCCTTCCGGTTCGTGGTGGGTGCCTATCCGGCCATCACCAAACAGCAGGATGACGAGCCCGACGGGGCCCAGCTCAGCTAG
- a CDS encoding SRPBCC domain-containing protein, with protein MSDQKRSHDLSVEIDATPEQVWKAISEGDQITRWFAPIATVEPGEGGKVTISWGPGMEGSAPITVWEPGHRLAWTEDHGEKGPRVVEFTVESGAGKTTLRLVHSGFGADASFDSEYESTGGGWTSFVQLLRYDLENTRGWASQTVNKMAMITRPPAALMADLKAAIAYADAGSGRYQAKLPSGTGVAGTVIFQRDPGYLILGLDSIKGGSVGLFAEKWGETTALTTTWYLKGDAAAQADSLLQGWDELLKDLTPA; from the coding sequence ATGAGCGACCAGAAACGCAGCCACGATCTCAGCGTGGAGATCGATGCGACACCCGAACAGGTTTGGAAGGCGATCAGCGAAGGGGACCAGATCACCCGCTGGTTTGCGCCCATCGCCACGGTGGAACCCGGCGAGGGCGGCAAGGTGACGATCTCCTGGGGGCCGGGCATGGAAGGCAGCGCGCCCATCACTGTCTGGGAGCCCGGCCACCGGCTGGCCTGGACGGAAGACCATGGCGAAAAGGGGCCGCGGGTGGTCGAGTTCACCGTGGAGAGCGGGGCGGGGAAGACCACTCTGCGCCTGGTGCACTCCGGCTTTGGAGCGGATGCCTCGTTCGACAGCGAGTACGAATCCACCGGCGGCGGGTGGACGTCGTTCGTCCAGTTGCTGCGTTACGATCTGGAGAACACGCGCGGATGGGCCTCCCAGACTGTCAACAAGATGGCCATGATCACCCGGCCGCCTGCCGCCCTGATGGCGGACTTGAAGGCAGCTATCGCCTATGCGGACGCGGGATCCGGGCGATACCAGGCCAAACTGCCCAGCGGGACCGGAGTCGCCGGGACGGTGATCTTCCAGAGGGATCCGGGCTACCTGATCCTTGGGCTGGACTCCATCAAGGGTGGTTCCGTGGGCCTGTTTGCCGAGAAGTGGGGCGAGACCACGGCTCTCACCACGACCTGGTATCTCAAGGGCGATGCCGCCGCGCAGGCTGACAGCTTGCTGCAGGGTTGGGATGAACTGCTAAAGGACCTCACGCCGGCGTAA
- a CDS encoding MBL fold metallo-hydrolase, which produces MRHAFLVGFFLAACPAFAQQQDFSKVQMKVTRVSGSVYMLEGSGGNIGVSAGEDGIVIVDDQFAPLAGKIREALKGIVDKPVRFVINTHFHGDHTGGNLEFGGTSTIIAQDNVRKRLMAPKPPASAAPQGALPVVTFEHDVTVHMNGEDIRALHFPSGHTDGDAIIFFPKSNVVHMGDDFVRYGFPFIDVDSGGSIDGMIDAMEKAIAMLPADVKVIPGHGALSTVDDIREYVKMLKGTREVVKQGMASGKSADDLKKAKVLDAWQKWSGDFIKTDGWVDTLYNSLSGHKNVGFTKHN; this is translated from the coding sequence ATGCGGCATGCATTTCTGGTGGGTTTCTTCCTGGCTGCCTGTCCGGCTTTTGCCCAGCAGCAGGACTTCAGCAAGGTACAGATGAAGGTGACCCGGGTTTCCGGCAGCGTCTACATGCTGGAAGGCTCCGGGGGCAATATCGGCGTTTCGGCCGGTGAAGACGGCATCGTCATTGTCGACGATCAGTTCGCTCCGTTGGCCGGAAAGATCCGCGAGGCACTGAAGGGCATCGTTGATAAACCCGTGCGTTTTGTCATCAACACGCATTTTCACGGCGACCATACGGGCGGAAACCTGGAGTTCGGCGGGACCTCGACGATCATCGCTCAGGATAATGTCCGTAAACGCCTGATGGCGCCCAAACCTCCAGCGTCGGCCGCCCCCCAGGGTGCCCTCCCGGTCGTCACCTTTGAACACGATGTGACCGTTCATATGAACGGTGAAGACATCCGGGCGCTTCATTTTCCGTCCGGTCACACCGACGGAGATGCCATCATCTTCTTCCCGAAGTCGAATGTCGTCCACATGGGTGACGACTTTGTGCGGTATGGGTTTCCCTTCATTGACGTGGATAGCGGGGGCAGCATCGACGGCATGATCGATGCGATGGAAAAGGCGATCGCGATGCTCCCGGCCGATGTGAAGGTGATCCCCGGCCATGGCGCCCTTTCCACCGTCGACGACATTCGCGAGTACGTCAAGATGCTGAAAGGCACCCGGGAGGTCGTCAAACAGGGCATGGCCAGCGGGAAATCCGCTGACGATTTGAAGAAGGCCAAGGTGCTGGATGCCTGGCAAAAGTGGTCTGGCGACTTCATCAAAACCGACGGCTGGGTCGACACGCTCTACAACAGCCTGAGCGGGCACAAGAACGTCGGTTTCACGAAGCACAACTGA
- the tilS gene encoding tRNA lysidine(34) synthetase TilS — MLLQRVARTIDKYDMLRPGDRVGVAVSGGADSVCLAAVLRELSARLGIQLHILHLNHGLRGTESDGDAGFVAALAGEWGLPCTVGRIELLDGKGNLEQEARRARQRFFRESARTLDLRRVATGHTLSDQAETVLFRLVRGTGPAGLTGILPVTAEGIIRPLLEVERVDIRDWLGAHGLVWREDSSNLDLRFRRNVLRQRILPDLETHVRTGSGRALARLASIAASEEDYWRGVVEEAYQSSVSTENPLIFNTIEIRRLHPALARRVLRLGLERVAGSLRRFTHEHIERLFRLASQLAGDGQAVLPGVSAWRSFEWLRLTAAGVDAAEDWSVELPEPGLAPGAPVSLEVIEEAAVWPGPAEGPDCLYNVGRDWLDFDRLSFPLLLRNMRAGDTYQPIGRDGPLKVTDLMQMERVPSWNRRNWPMIVSKGRIVWSRRFGSAAWAVAGPGTRRVLRVGDLEGNRG; from the coding sequence GTGCTGTTGCAACGTGTCGCCCGGACCATCGACAAATATGACATGCTGCGGCCCGGCGACCGTGTGGGGGTCGCGGTGTCCGGCGGCGCCGATTCGGTCTGCCTGGCCGCCGTTCTGCGCGAACTTTCAGCCCGGCTCGGAATTCAACTCCACATTCTCCATCTGAATCATGGGTTGCGCGGCACGGAATCCGATGGTGACGCCGGCTTCGTGGCCGCTCTGGCCGGCGAATGGGGCCTGCCCTGTACGGTCGGGCGGATCGAGTTGCTGGACGGCAAAGGCAATCTGGAGCAGGAGGCGCGCCGGGCGCGGCAACGCTTCTTCCGCGAATCGGCCCGAACGCTCGACCTGCGGCGCGTCGCCACGGGGCACACCCTTTCTGATCAGGCCGAAACCGTACTCTTCCGGCTAGTACGTGGTACGGGACCGGCCGGCCTCACTGGGATCCTGCCGGTCACCGCCGAAGGAATCATCCGCCCCCTGCTCGAGGTGGAACGGGTCGATATCAGGGATTGGCTGGGGGCGCACGGACTCGTATGGCGTGAAGATTCGTCGAATCTTGATCTTCGTTTCCGGCGCAACGTCCTGCGACAGCGAATCCTGCCCGATTTGGAGACGCACGTCCGAACCGGTTCCGGCCGCGCGTTAGCCCGCCTGGCCTCCATCGCCGCTTCCGAGGAGGACTATTGGCGCGGCGTGGTGGAGGAGGCGTATCAAAGTAGTGTCTCGACCGAGAATCCTCTCATTTTCAATACGATAGAGATCCGAAGGTTGCATCCGGCGCTGGCCCGGCGCGTGCTGCGCCTGGGTTTGGAACGGGTGGCTGGTTCACTGCGCCGCTTCACCCACGAGCATATCGAGCGGCTGTTCCGTCTCGCGAGCCAGTTGGCCGGCGACGGGCAGGCCGTTCTGCCGGGGGTGTCCGCGTGGCGGTCGTTCGAGTGGCTGCGGCTGACGGCCGCAGGGGTGGACGCGGCCGAGGACTGGAGCGTTGAGCTGCCGGAACCCGGGCTCGCGCCAGGCGCTCCGGTCTCGTTGGAAGTGATTGAGGAAGCAGCCGTTTGGCCCGGCCCGGCGGAAGGGCCCGATTGCCTATATAATGTAGGCAGAGATTGGTTGGATTTCGATCGTCTGTCTTTTCCACTGCTGCTACGGAACATGCGTGCTGGTGATACGTATCAGCCTATAGGGCGGGATGGGCCGCTGAAAGTGACGGACCTGATGCAGATGGAGCGGGTCCCCTCCTGGAACAGGCGGAATTGGCCGATGATCGTATCGAAAGGCCGCATCGTGTGGTCTCGGAGGTTTGGTTCCGCCGCCTGGGCGGTAGCAGGGCCGGGTACCCGCCGCGTGCTGAGAGTGGGCGACCTTGAGGGAAATCGCGGGTAA
- the ftsH gene encoding ATP-dependent zinc metalloprotease FtsH — MNSNVKTAIFWVVLVCVAILLWTVVKQTNTRTVQDLSFTDFLKQVEAGRVKEVEIAGTEVHGKMEDTTPLHTVVPMGYDKVYDLLREKNVVVRIKESSSGTWITVVINAIPFVLLLAFWVFMMRQMQSGGNKALSFGKSRARMHSSQQKKVTFKDVAGVEEAKEELQEIIEFLREPQKFQKLGGRIPKGVLLIGPPGTGKTLLARAIAGEGNVPFFSISGSDFVEMFVGVGASRVRDLFEQGKKNAPCIIFIDEIDAVGRHRGAGLGGGHDEREQTLNQLLVEMDGFESNEGVILVAATNRPDVLDPALLRPGRFDRRVVVSLPDVKGREMILKVHTKKTPLSDDVDLSVIGRGTPGFAGADLANLVNEAALLAARQNRKVVTMADFELAKDKVMMGAERRSMILTEEDKKVTAYHEAGHALVAALIKEADPLHKVSIIPRGRALGITMQLPTGDVLNRTKAQMESRLTVCMAGRLGEWRYTHQLSTGARNDIEQATELARAMVCDYGMSRLGPISFGKKDEQIFLGREIAQHRDFSEATAIKIDEAVQEMVEDADKRAHSIIEEYGWALEQIVIALLERESIDGEEVKAILAGKPGKSAVAGEPQDEGHQEVLRPEVRRANPPLMDGPQTA, encoded by the coding sequence ATGAACTCGAACGTCAAAACAGCAATCTTCTGGGTAGTGCTGGTCTGTGTCGCGATCTTGCTATGGACCGTGGTGAAGCAGACCAATACCCGAACCGTGCAGGACTTGTCCTTCACTGATTTCCTGAAACAGGTGGAGGCCGGCCGCGTCAAGGAAGTGGAGATCGCCGGCACGGAAGTCCACGGGAAGATGGAAGACACAACCCCTCTACACACCGTGGTGCCGATGGGCTACGACAAGGTTTACGACCTGCTCCGCGAGAAGAATGTAGTAGTGCGGATCAAGGAGAGCAGCTCCGGTACATGGATTACGGTGGTGATCAACGCCATTCCCTTTGTCCTCCTGCTGGCCTTCTGGGTCTTCATGATGCGGCAGATGCAGAGTGGCGGAAACAAGGCGCTGAGCTTCGGCAAGAGCCGCGCCCGCATGCACAGCTCGCAACAGAAGAAGGTGACGTTCAAAGATGTAGCGGGTGTGGAAGAGGCCAAGGAAGAGCTGCAGGAGATCATCGAATTCCTGCGTGAACCCCAGAAGTTCCAGAAGCTGGGCGGCCGCATCCCGAAGGGCGTGCTGCTTATCGGACCCCCTGGCACCGGCAAGACCTTGCTGGCCCGCGCCATCGCGGGTGAAGGCAACGTGCCGTTCTTCTCGATCTCGGGTTCCGACTTCGTCGAGATGTTCGTCGGCGTCGGCGCCAGCCGCGTCCGCGACCTCTTCGAACAGGGCAAGAAGAACGCCCCGTGTATCATCTTTATCGACGAAATTGACGCCGTCGGCCGTCACCGTGGAGCCGGTTTGGGCGGCGGACACGACGAGCGCGAGCAGACCCTCAATCAGTTGCTGGTGGAGATGGACGGCTTCGAATCGAACGAGGGCGTGATCCTCGTGGCCGCCACCAACCGCCCCGACGTGCTCGATCCCGCTTTGCTCCGGCCGGGCCGTTTCGACCGCCGTGTGGTCGTCAGCCTGCCCGATGTGAAGGGCCGGGAGATGATCCTGAAGGTTCACACCAAGAAGACTCCGCTGTCGGACGACGTGGATCTCTCGGTGATCGGCCGCGGCACCCCTGGTTTCGCCGGCGCCGACTTGGCCAATCTGGTGAACGAGGCCGCGCTGCTGGCGGCCCGCCAGAACCGCAAAGTCGTCACCATGGCGGACTTCGAACTGGCCAAGGACAAAGTGATGATGGGCGCCGAGCGGCGCTCCATGATCCTCACCGAGGAAGACAAGAAGGTCACCGCTTACCATGAAGCTGGTCACGCCCTGGTGGCTGCGCTGATCAAGGAAGCCGATCCGTTGCACAAGGTCTCCATCATTCCGCGCGGCCGTGCGCTGGGCATCACGATGCAACTGCCGACGGGCGATGTGCTGAACCGGACCAAGGCTCAGATGGAGTCCCGGCTGACGGTTTGCATGGCGGGCCGCTTAGGCGAATGGCGCTACACCCATCAGCTTTCCACCGGAGCGCGCAACGACATCGAACAGGCTACGGAACTGGCCCGTGCGATGGTCTGCGACTACGGCATGAGCCGCCTGGGACCCATCAGCTTCGGCAAGAAGGATGAGCAGATCTTCCTCGGCCGCGAGATCGCACAGCACCGTGACTTCAGCGAAGCCACCGCGATTAAGATCGATGAGGCCGTCCAGGAAATGGTCGAAGACGCGGACAAACGCGCCCACTCGATCATCGAGGAGTACGGCTGGGCGCTCGAACAGATCGTGATCGCCCTGCTCGAACGTGAGTCTATCGATGGCGAAGAAGTGAAGGCGATCCTGGCCGGCAAGCCCGGGAAATCGGCTGTCGCCGGGGAGCCGCAGGACGAAGGCCATCAGGAAGTGCTGCGGCCGGAAGTGCGGCGTGCGAATCCGCCGCTGATGGACGGACCGCAAACGGCGTGA
- a CDS encoding HAD family hydrolase, with translation MIPPYRVYLFDVDGTLLDSAPDICGAVREALGAEGVVDLDESYLRSFVGFHLFDLFEQVLPANTREQNEELLARYRKIYLDRKHRTTHVYDGVPEMLGALGGLKSTATTKGSETARAVLTQFGLVSFFNHVQGTDGFPSKPEPNVIIKSLELFGVSPEECLLIGDAAPDMEAGRRAGVKTCGVAWGYGDHEAMRAHAPDYWVSHPKELVS, from the coding sequence GTGATCCCTCCTTACCGCGTGTACCTGTTTGACGTCGACGGCACCCTGCTCGACTCCGCGCCCGATATCTGTGGCGCGGTCCGCGAGGCACTGGGTGCCGAGGGCGTCGTGGACCTGGACGAGTCCTACCTTCGCAGCTTCGTCGGATTCCACCTCTTCGACCTGTTCGAGCAGGTGCTGCCGGCCAATACCCGCGAACAGAACGAAGAACTGCTGGCGCGCTACCGCAAGATCTATCTCGATCGGAAGCACCGGACGACTCACGTCTACGATGGAGTGCCTGAAATGTTGGGCGCCCTGGGCGGGTTGAAGTCGACTGCCACCACCAAGGGCAGCGAAACGGCCCGGGCCGTTCTCACGCAGTTTGGGCTGGTGTCGTTTTTCAATCATGTGCAAGGGACTGACGGCTTCCCCTCGAAGCCCGAGCCCAACGTCATCATCAAGTCGCTGGAACTCTTTGGCGTGAGCCCGGAAGAGTGCCTGCTGATTGGCGATGCGGCGCCGGACATGGAAGCCGGCCGGCGTGCGGGCGTAAAAACCTGCGGTGTTGCGTGGGGCTACGGCGACCATGAAGCCATGCGTGCGCACGCCCCCGATTACTGGGTCTCTCATCCAAAAGAGTTGGTGTCATAA
- a CDS encoding sugar phosphate isomerase/epimerase family protein — protein MTLSRRHLLSSFLAAPLAGFAAPAAGRFKVSLAEWSIHNAIQKGKLTNLDFPRIAQENNCEGLEFVNTLWGSPTAGYIARLKRRMADTGTKPVLIMVDDEGMMGHSDKAQRMMAVKNHHKWVDAAAEVGCHSIRTNMYPEKQPTTPAEIEAFLGYCAESFTALCGYAKTANINIIIENHGGISSNPDVVLSLMKKVGLPNFGTLPDFGNFPKEIDRYAAVAKLMTYAKGASFKCHFDGAGGTEDLYDIPKMLKIVEASKYSGYIGIEFEGSKLDELEGIKLGRKALREYGV, from the coding sequence ATGACCCTCTCCCGCCGTCATCTCCTCTCCTCTTTCCTGGCCGCTCCGCTGGCCGGTTTTGCCGCGCCCGCCGCAGGCCGATTCAAAGTCTCCCTGGCCGAGTGGTCCATCCACAACGCGATCCAGAAGGGTAAACTCACGAATCTCGATTTCCCGCGCATTGCGCAGGAGAATAACTGCGAAGGACTGGAGTTCGTCAACACTCTGTGGGGCTCTCCGACGGCCGGTTACATCGCCCGTCTGAAGCGCCGCATGGCGGATACGGGCACCAAGCCGGTGCTGATCATGGTGGACGACGAGGGCATGATGGGCCATTCCGACAAGGCCCAGCGCATGATGGCCGTGAAGAACCACCACAAGTGGGTGGATGCCGCGGCTGAGGTCGGCTGCCACTCCATCCGCACGAACATGTATCCCGAGAAGCAGCCCACGACTCCTGCCGAGATCGAAGCCTTCCTGGGCTACTGCGCCGAGAGCTTCACTGCTCTGTGTGGCTACGCGAAAACCGCCAACATCAACATCATCATCGAGAATCACGGCGGCATCTCCTCGAATCCCGATGTCGTGCTGTCGCTGATGAAGAAGGTGGGCCTTCCGAACTTCGGCACGCTGCCCGATTTCGGCAACTTCCCGAAGGAGATCGATCGCTACGCTGCCGTTGCCAAGCTGATGACCTATGCCAAAGGCGCCAGCTTCAAGTGCCATTTCGATGGTGCCGGTGGAACCGAGGACCTCTACGACATTCCGAAGATGCTGAAGATCGTCGAAGCGTCCAAGTACTCGGGCTATATCGGCATCGAGTTTGAAGGCAGCAAGCTGGACGAACTCGAGGGCATCAAGCTGGGCCGAAAGGCGCTGCGGGAGTACGGCGTCTAG